The Pantoea vagans genome includes a window with the following:
- a CDS encoding YeaC family protein: MKQELEAMLAAMTPEVYERLASAVETGKWPDGVALTPEQRENCLQLVMLWQARHNDDPQHMTIGKGGEMVMKSKKQLKEDFGIESEVTRINLH; the protein is encoded by the coding sequence ATGAAACAAGAACTGGAAGCGATGCTGGCAGCGATGACGCCGGAAGTTTACGAGCGTTTGGCCAGTGCCGTGGAAACTGGCAAATGGCCGGATGGTGTGGCGTTAACGCCGGAACAACGTGAAAACTGTCTGCAGCTGGTGATGCTGTGGCAGGCGCGTCATAACGACGATCCACAGCATATGACCATCGGCAAGGGTGGTGAAATGGTGATGAAGTCGAAAAAGCAGTTGAAGGAAGATTTCGGCATTGAATCGGAAGTGACACGTATCAACCTGCACTGA
- the sppA gene encoding signal peptide peptidase SppA yields MRTLWRIIAGLFRWSWRVLNFIREFILNLFLIVLILAGVGIWLQLSSASSSEPVQQGALKVDLSGVLVDKPSVSNRLSRISRQLLGASSDRLQENSLFDVVDAIRQAKTDKNITGIVLDLRDFAGGDQPSLQYVGKALREFRDTGKPIYAIGDSYSQAQYYIASYATKIYLSPQGTVDLHGFATNGLYYKSLLEKLKVNSHVFRVGTYKSAVEPFLRDDMSPEARDADGRWIGQLWQNYLNTVAANRQITPDQLFPGAAGIISGLQAVDGDTAKYALNNKLVDVLDSRAAADQELVKTFGWDKANNDYRNVSIYDYTVKQPQQDQDGNIAVIFASGAIMDGEETAGNVGGDTTASQIRDARLDPKIKAIVLRVNSPGGSVSASEAIREELAAAHDAGKPVVVSMGGMAASGGYWISTPADYIVAAPSTLTGSIGIFGVINTVENSLSSIGVHTDGVATSPLADVATTKALPTEVQQLMQLTIENGYRNFVGLVATSRHKTPEQINAIAQGHVWTGSDAKANGLVDALGDFDDAVAKAAELAKVAKPQLSWYQDDPGMIDLLLNQMNASAQAMLPAALKVWLPAPMLDVMSAVKDQPGLMNNLNDPQNRYAFCLNCSNVR; encoded by the coding sequence ATGCGCACATTGTGGCGAATTATTGCCGGTCTGTTCCGCTGGAGCTGGCGGGTGTTAAATTTCATTCGGGAATTTATTCTTAATTTATTCCTTATTGTTCTGATTCTGGCTGGCGTTGGCATCTGGTTACAGCTTTCCAGCGCCAGCAGCAGTGAGCCCGTGCAACAAGGTGCGCTGAAAGTTGATTTAAGCGGTGTACTGGTGGATAAGCCTTCCGTCAGCAATCGTCTGAGCCGCATCAGTCGTCAGCTGTTGGGTGCCAGCAGCGACCGCTTGCAGGAAAACTCTTTGTTCGATGTGGTGGATGCGATTCGTCAGGCGAAGACCGACAAGAACATTACCGGCATCGTGCTGGACTTGCGTGACTTCGCCGGGGGCGATCAACCGTCGCTGCAGTATGTGGGCAAAGCACTGCGTGAATTCCGCGATACGGGCAAACCCATCTATGCGATTGGTGACAGCTACAGCCAGGCGCAATATTACATCGCCAGCTATGCGACCAAAATCTACCTGTCACCGCAAGGTACGGTTGATCTGCACGGCTTCGCCACCAACGGCCTGTATTACAAATCCTTACTGGAGAAGTTAAAGGTCAACTCACACGTCTTCCGCGTCGGGACCTATAAATCCGCCGTTGAGCCCTTCCTGCGTGATGATATGTCACCCGAAGCCCGTGATGCCGATGGTCGTTGGATAGGTCAGCTGTGGCAGAACTACCTGAACACCGTTGCCGCCAACCGCCAGATCACGCCAGACCAACTCTTCCCTGGCGCAGCAGGCATCATTAGCGGCTTGCAGGCTGTCGATGGTGATACCGCCAAGTATGCACTGAACAATAAACTGGTTGATGTACTGGATAGCCGTGCTGCCGCAGACCAGGAGTTGGTGAAAACCTTCGGTTGGGATAAGGCCAATAACGATTATCGCAACGTCAGCATTTATGATTACACCGTGAAACAACCGCAGCAGGATCAGGATGGCAATATTGCCGTGATCTTCGCCAGCGGCGCCATCATGGATGGAGAAGAGACGGCGGGCAACGTGGGCGGCGATACCACCGCGTCACAGATTCGTGATGCACGCCTCGATCCGAAAATCAAAGCCATTGTCCTGCGCGTGAACAGCCCAGGCGGCAGCGTTTCCGCCTCAGAAGCGATTCGTGAAGAGCTGGCCGCCGCGCATGATGCCGGCAAACCGGTGGTGGTTTCCATGGGCGGTATGGCGGCTTCAGGCGGCTATTGGATCTCAACGCCAGCGGATTACATCGTGGCAGCACCGAGCACGCTCACCGGATCGATCGGCATTTTCGGGGTGATCAACACCGTCGAGAACAGCCTGAGCAGCATTGGTGTGCACACCGACGGCGTCGCCACTTCCCCGCTGGCTGACGTGGCGACCACCAAAGCCTTGCCGACTGAAGTGCAGCAATTGATGCAACTGACCATTGAGAACGGTTATCGCAACTTTGTTGGCCTGGTGGCGACATCGCGCCATAAGACACCTGAGCAGATCAATGCTATCGCGCAAGGTCACGTCTGGACGGGTAGCGATGCGAAAGCCAATGGTTTAGTCGATGCACTGGGTGATTTTGACGACGCCGTGGCGAAAGCCGCCGAGTTGGCAAAAGTCGCTAAGCCACAACTGAGCTGGTATCAGGATGATCCAGGCATGATCGATTTGCTGCTCAATCAGATGAACGCGTCGGCTCAAGCCATGCTGCCTGCTGCACTCAAAGTGTGGCTGCCTGCGCCAATGCTGGATGTGATGAGCGCAGTGAAAGATCAGCCAGGTTTGATGAATAACCTTAACGATCCACAAAATCGTTACGCGTTCTGCCTGAACTGCAGCAACGTACGTTAA
- the msrB gene encoding peptide-methionine (R)-S-oxide reductase MsrB: protein MAKDTAPEAKIAQLSEMQRYVTQHRGTEPPFSGALLHNKQEGIYHCLVCNSPLFLSDSKYDSGCGWPSFYQPYSDDAIRYLEDDSHGMHRVEIRCGNCDAHLGHVFPDGPQPTGERYCVNSASLSFSDEQGNQQEG from the coding sequence ATGGCTAAAGACACCGCACCCGAGGCAAAAATCGCGCAGCTTTCAGAGATGCAGCGTTATGTCACTCAGCATCGCGGCACGGAACCGCCTTTCAGTGGCGCACTGCTGCATAACAAGCAGGAAGGCATTTACCACTGCTTAGTGTGCAACTCACCTCTGTTTCTCTCCGACTCCAAATACGATTCAGGCTGTGGCTGGCCAAGCTTCTATCAGCCTTACAGTGATGATGCTATCCGTTATCTGGAAGATGATTCGCATGGCATGCACCGTGTGGAAATTCGTTGTGGCAATTGCGATGCACATCTCGGCCATGTCTTCCCGGATGGCCCACAGCCTACCGGTGAGCGTTATTGCGTTAACTCCGCATCGCTAAGCTTTAGCGATGAGCAGGGCAATCAGCAAGAGGGCTGA
- the ansA gene encoding asparaginase produces the protein MQKKNIYVAYTGGTIGMQRSAQGYIPVSGHLQQQLANMPEFHRPEMPNFTIHEYHPLMDSSDMTPADWQSIADDIKQNYDQYDGFVILHGTDTMAFTASALSFMLENLSKPVIVTGSQIPLAELRSDGQQNLLNSLYVAANYPISEVALFFNNTLFRGNRTTKAHADGFNAFASPNLSPLLEAGIHIRKLNTPAAPQGKGDLIVHPITPQPIGVVTIYPGISADVVRNFLRQPVKALILRSYGVGNAPQNAEFLAELHQASDRGIVVVNLTQCMSGKVNMGGYATGNALEHAGVISGFDLTVEATLTKLHFLLSQNLTSTEIRAKMQQNLRGELTDD, from the coding sequence ATGCAAAAGAAAAACATCTACGTAGCCTACACGGGCGGTACTATCGGTATGCAACGCTCTGCTCAGGGCTACATTCCGGTTTCCGGTCATCTGCAGCAGCAACTGGCGAACATGCCAGAGTTCCATCGGCCTGAGATGCCGAATTTTACCATCCACGAATATCATCCTTTGATGGACTCGTCAGACATGACGCCAGCGGATTGGCAATCGATTGCTGACGATATCAAGCAGAACTATGACCAGTATGATGGCTTCGTGATCCTGCATGGCACCGATACCATGGCGTTTACCGCCTCGGCGTTATCTTTCATGCTGGAAAATCTGTCCAAACCCGTCATCGTTACCGGTTCACAGATTCCATTGGCTGAGTTGCGCTCAGATGGCCAACAGAACCTGCTCAATTCGTTGTATGTCGCGGCGAATTATCCCATTAGTGAAGTCGCGCTGTTCTTTAACAACACGCTGTTCCGCGGCAACCGAACCACCAAAGCCCACGCCGATGGCTTTAATGCATTTGCTTCACCTAACCTGTCACCGCTGCTGGAAGCCGGCATTCACATTCGCAAGCTGAATACCCCTGCGGCACCGCAAGGCAAAGGCGACCTGATCGTGCATCCCATTACGCCGCAGCCCATCGGTGTGGTCACCATTTATCCGGGCATCTCCGCGGATGTGGTGCGCAATTTCCTGCGCCAGCCGGTGAAAGCATTGATTCTTCGCTCCTATGGCGTGGGAAATGCGCCGCAAAACGCTGAGTTTTTGGCTGAGCTTCATCAGGCCAGCGATCGCGGCATTGTGGTAGTGAACCTCACGCAGTGCATGTCCGGCAAAGTGAATATGGGCGGCTACGCCACCGGTAACGCACTTGAGCATGCAGGCGTCATCAGTGGTTTTGACCTCACCGTTGAGGCTACGTTAACAAAACTGCACTTTTTGTTGAGCCAAAATCTCACCAGCACTGAAATTCGTGCCAAAATGCAACAGAATTTACGCGGCGAATTGACCGACGACTGA
- the pncA gene encoding bifunctional nicotinamidase/pyrazinamidase — protein MKRALIIIDIQNDFCPGGPMAVREGDQTVAVANRYAREFRDRGECVVALQDWHPANHGSFASVSGEPVYTLGELNGLAQIWWPDHGVENSVGADFHPDLDRSLIDAVFHKGGDVEVDSYSAFFDNGHRRKTELDSWLRERNISDLVVLGLATDYCVKYSVLDALELGYNVEVVKEGCRGVNLNPDDSEIAIAQMEAQGAVII, from the coding sequence ATGAAGCGGGCATTGATAATCATCGATATTCAGAACGATTTTTGCCCCGGCGGCCCTATGGCGGTGCGTGAAGGTGATCAAACGGTTGCCGTTGCCAATCGTTACGCACGTGAATTCCGTGATCGGGGTGAATGCGTTGTGGCATTACAGGACTGGCACCCAGCCAATCATGGCAGCTTCGCCTCAGTATCAGGCGAACCGGTTTACACCTTGGGTGAGTTAAACGGTCTGGCACAGATCTGGTGGCCCGATCATGGGGTTGAAAACTCTGTCGGTGCCGATTTTCATCCCGATCTGGACCGTAGCCTGATTGACGCGGTTTTCCACAAAGGCGGTGACGTTGAGGTGGACAGTTACAGCGCATTCTTTGACAACGGCCATCGCCGTAAAACTGAGCTGGACAGCTGGCTACGTGAACGGAACATCAGCGACCTGGTGGTGCTGGGTCTTGCCACCGATTACTGCGTGAAGTACAGCGTGCTGGATGCGCTGGAATTGGGTTACAACGTTGAAGTGGTAAAAGAGGGTTGCCGTGGCGTGAACCTCAATCCAGATGACAGTGAAATTGCCATCGCCCAAATGGAAGCACAGGGTGCGGTAATAATCTGA
- the gapA gene encoding glyceraldehyde-3-phosphate dehydrogenase — translation MTIKVGINGFGRIGRIVFRAAQQRSDIEIVAINDLLDADYMAYMLKYDSTHGRFDGTVEVKDGALIVNGKKIRVTAEKDPANLKWDEVGVDVVAEATGIFLTDETARKHIQAGAKKVVLTGPSKDATPMFVRGANFDKYQGQDIVSNASCTTNCLAPLAKVINDHFGIVEGLMTTVHATTATQKTVDGPSHKDWRGGRGAAQNIIPSSTGAAKAVGVVLPELNGKLTGMAFRVPTPNVSVVDLTVRLEKPATYKEICAVIKAESEGKMKGVLGYIEDDVVSTDFNGETLTSVFDAKAGIALNDNFVKLVSWYDNETGYSHKVLDLIALVAAK, via the coding sequence ATGACTATCAAAGTAGGTATCAACGGTTTTGGCCGTATCGGTCGCATCGTTTTCCGTGCTGCACAGCAGCGTTCTGACATCGAAATCGTTGCAATCAACGACCTGCTCGACGCGGATTACATGGCTTATATGCTGAAGTATGACTCTACGCACGGTCGTTTCGACGGCACCGTAGAAGTTAAAGACGGCGCGCTGATTGTTAACGGCAAGAAAATCCGTGTTACCGCTGAGAAAGACCCGGCTAACCTGAAATGGGATGAAGTGGGTGTTGACGTTGTTGCTGAAGCAACCGGTATCTTCCTGACCGACGAAACCGCTCGTAAACACATTCAGGCTGGCGCGAAGAAAGTTGTTCTGACTGGTCCATCTAAAGATGCGACCCCAATGTTTGTTCGCGGTGCAAACTTCGACAAATACCAAGGCCAGGATATCGTTTCTAACGCATCTTGCACCACTAACTGCCTGGCTCCACTGGCTAAAGTTATCAACGATCACTTCGGTATCGTTGAAGGCCTGATGACCACCGTTCACGCAACTACCGCAACGCAGAAAACTGTTGATGGCCCGTCTCACAAAGACTGGCGCGGCGGCCGTGGCGCAGCTCAGAACATCATCCCTTCATCTACCGGTGCTGCGAAAGCAGTTGGCGTGGTTCTGCCAGAGCTGAACGGTAAACTGACTGGTATGGCGTTCCGCGTTCCTACCCCGAACGTGTCTGTTGTTGACCTGACTGTTCGTCTGGAAAAACCAGCAACTTACAAAGAAATCTGTGCCGTTATCAAAGCTGAATCTGAAGGCAAGATGAAAGGCGTTCTGGGTTACATCGAAGACGACGTCGTATCTACCGACTTCAACGGCGAAACCCTGACTTCAGTATTCGATGCTAAAGCCGGTATCGCACTGAACGACAACTTCGTGAAACTGGTTTCATGGTACGACAACGAAACTGGCTACTCACACAAAGTTCTGGATCTGATTGCACTGGTTGCTGCTAAGTAA